The following is a genomic window from Elaeis guineensis isolate ETL-2024a chromosome 10, EG11, whole genome shotgun sequence.
CTGTTTGGCCAGGTGTGTACAGGAGCAAAGAGTGAACAACAGTCCAAACTTGCAGCAAGGAAGGTATTCAAGACTGTGACAATGTCAGAGCTTAAATGCTTATAACTAATGCTTTCAGTATTTCTATGGTTTTCCTTTGAACTGCAATTTTCATGCTCCAGGTTTTGTTGGGATTAATTTGTAATTTGATGTTCTACCTCTGGTTTTCAGTATGCCCGGATCATTCAGAAGCTTGGCTTTCCTGCTAAATTCAAGGTATTCATTAAAGGTTATATATTGTTATCCTTTGCTACCTCTTTCTGTCATTATCCAATCTTGTGATGTGATAACTAGGACTTCAAGATTCAAAACATTGTCGGCTCATGTGATGTCAAATTTCCGATAAGACTAGAGGGCCTTGCGTATTCGCATGGTGCTTTCTGCAGTGTAAGTAAATATTGACAAGCTTATTCTTTACTTTTTACAAATTTCTGTTGCCATTGGTGGTTCTATGTTGATATTACTGCTGTAGTAACTTGTCTCCTCATCCATGTCACAAGGTTGGTTGGTTGGTTCACCTGCCCCCAGCCTTATGGCAATAGTGCACAATAGACAGTATATGAGATATTCTTCATTGAACATGTCCACAAGGTTGAGTTCTCCTTCAGAATAGTTCCATTGCCCTTCTTTATCTGAAGTCAAGGAGATGGCCTGAATTGATATACTTATGTTAAACTCTTTCCCTGAGTTATTTTATTTTGTGCATCTTTTTGCTCTTTCTTTCCAAGCTGTCTTTCTATGAATCTAGTTGCTTGGTGGTTACTTCTAACAGTACGAACCAGAGCTCTTTCCTGGTCTGATCTATCGGATGAAACAGCCAAAAATTGTGCTCCTCATCTTTGTCTCGGGCAAAATCGTTCTTACAGGAGCCAAGGTGGTAGTTATTTCTGACTTTCTTCAGATGCTTTGAACTATTTGCACAATAGCTAATAGCTTTTGGATTCTGCCATAGGTGAGAGATGAGACATATGCTGCCTTTGAGAACATATATCCAGTCCTCACAGAATTCAGGAAAAGCCAGCAATGGTATGGCTGTACACCAGTTCAAACTCTCTCAGCCTATAATTTGAGATTGTAACTGTTTGTCACAGACCTATATCGATGTCTAACGGTTTTATGATCGTAATCTTCCTGTGAGCAGATTCTCTCAAGAGACAGATGCTAATGTTTTGAGCTCTCAATTGTATAGACTTTGAAGAAACCGCGGAGACCAGTTTGGTTGCGAGATTTGACAGTTATAAATAACCGTTGTATCAAGATTTTGAGCTGGTGTATGATTATCTTGATGGTCATGTTTAAGGGTTATAGAGATTAGAGACCAAAAGAGTGTTAACCGCTTGTTTTTAATGTTTCAAAGGAATTCATTTGCCTCTTGCATCCAT
Proteins encoded in this region:
- the LOC105053345 gene encoding TATA-box-binding protein, producing the protein MSDQVGEGSQPVDLSKHPSGIVPTLQNIVSTVNLDCKLDLKAIALQARNAEYNPKRFAAVIMRIREPKTTALIFASGKMVCTGAKSEQQSKLAARKYARIIQKLGFPAKFKDFKIQNIVGSCDVKFPIRLEGLAYSHGAFCSYEPELFPGLIYRMKQPKIVLLIFVSGKIVLTGAKVRDETYAAFENIYPVLTEFRKSQQ